The Hyphococcus flavus genome contains a region encoding:
- the yihA gene encoding ribosome biogenesis GTP-binding protein YihA/YsxC, with product MSGEAVFSSDDLEAGRLLFAKPAVFMKGVVNLDGLPDEGPAEIAFAGRSNVGKSTLLNAIVGQNGLARASNTPGRTREINYFDLEGSLHLVDLPGYGYARASRKEAEQWMALTRDFLRGRSVLRRVCLLVDSRHGLKQSDTDVMDLLDEAAVNYQIVLTKIDKIKPTALASLVEATSKKIIRRPAAHPFIRSTSSEKGDGIPELRAELAALAVL from the coding sequence GTGAGCGGAGAAGCCGTCTTCTCCAGCGACGACTTAGAAGCGGGCCGGCTTTTGTTTGCGAAGCCGGCCGTCTTCATGAAAGGCGTGGTCAATCTCGACGGACTGCCTGATGAGGGGCCTGCCGAGATTGCGTTTGCCGGGCGTTCGAATGTGGGTAAATCCACTTTGCTGAACGCGATTGTCGGGCAAAACGGTTTGGCGCGCGCATCGAATACGCCTGGCCGTACGCGAGAGATAAATTATTTCGATCTTGAGGGTTCGCTGCATCTGGTGGACTTGCCGGGTTACGGCTATGCGCGCGCCTCGCGAAAAGAAGCAGAACAGTGGATGGCGCTGACGCGTGACTTTTTACGGGGAAGGTCAGTTTTACGTCGTGTTTGCCTGCTGGTTGATTCGCGCCATGGTCTAAAACAGTCTGATACAGATGTAATGGATCTTCTGGATGAAGCGGCTGTGAACTATCAGATCGTGCTGACGAAGATCGATAAGATAAAGCCAACTGCGCTTGCGAGTCTTGTCGAGGCAACCTCTAAAAAGATAATTCGCCGCCCTGCCGCGCACCCGTTTATCCGCTCAACGTCATCCGAAAAGGGCGACGGCATCCCGGAACTGCGCGCTGAACTGGCTGCTCTCGCCGTTCTGTAA
- a CDS encoding tyrosine recombinase XerC, producing the protein MAEQSQQSLTHWRNAFAQHLKSEKRSSQYTQRNYNSALERFESFLIDYRAETLNLNLLSRLETKDFRAFLAARRNEGLSPPSIKLELSALKTFFSFLKKRAGVDNDAIAIMRGPKTKERLPRPVTQKDAEALMDAAATLKTSTRKQTWEQARDAALMTLLYGVGLRISEALSLKWSDAPLGETLRIKGKGAKTRIVPVVPAARKAINTYTELCPFGGEAEGPLFFSTRGKALSPRLVQRTMAQLRAALGLPDSATPHALRHAFATHLLSAGGDLRAIQELLGHSSLAATQRYTKIDSENLLRVFDKAHPRA; encoded by the coding sequence ATGGCTGAACAATCACAACAGTCTTTGACACACTGGCGCAACGCCTTTGCGCAGCATTTGAAGTCAGAAAAGCGCAGCAGCCAATATACGCAACGTAATTACAATTCTGCGCTGGAGCGGTTTGAAAGTTTCCTCATTGACTATCGGGCTGAGACATTAAATCTCAATTTGTTATCTAGGCTTGAAACGAAAGATTTCCGCGCGTTTCTGGCGGCGCGCCGTAATGAGGGGCTGTCGCCGCCATCAATCAAGCTGGAACTTTCAGCGCTGAAAACTTTTTTTTCCTTTCTGAAAAAACGGGCAGGGGTCGATAATGACGCCATCGCCATCATGCGCGGCCCGAAAACGAAAGAACGTCTGCCAAGACCGGTCACGCAAAAAGACGCCGAAGCATTAATGGATGCGGCGGCGACGTTAAAAACTTCGACGCGAAAACAGACTTGGGAACAGGCGCGGGATGCAGCGCTGATGACGCTGCTTTACGGTGTTGGCTTGCGCATTTCTGAGGCCTTGTCTCTAAAATGGTCCGACGCCCCGCTGGGTGAAACGCTGCGCATCAAGGGGAAGGGCGCAAAGACGCGGATTGTACCTGTCGTGCCCGCCGCACGCAAGGCAATTAATACGTACACAGAGCTTTGCCCCTTTGGCGGCGAAGCGGAAGGCCCGCTATTCTTTTCAACACGGGGCAAGGCGCTGTCGCCTCGACTTGTCCAGCGCACGATGGCGCAATTGCGGGCGGCGCTCGGCCTGCCGGATTCGGCGACGCCCCACGCCTTGCGTCACGCCTTTGCGACGCATCTTTTATCGGCGGGCGGCGATCTGCGCGCCATACAGGAACTCCTCGGTCACTCATCGCTGGCGGCGACCCAGCGCTATACAAAAATCGACAGCGAAAACCTTCTCCGCGTTTTCGACAAGGCTCACCCCAGAGCCTAA